The sequence CTCTGCTACTTCCTAGAGCCTGGGCAAGGCCAGAGCCAAAAGCCAGGGCATTACTGGAACCCTCAAGGTAGAGCTGCTGCctgaaggcaagaaatggaaactgcTCTCAGCAACAGGAGACATACATCCCACTACTTGACATGGCAGCCTTCCTTTGAACTTGGAGAAGATCCAACTCTAAGCACAATGCTTACAGCTGTTCTTTTGCTTTAGCAGACgaacacacacacagcttcaTGCTCCCACAGTCCTCCTGGGGTTCCCATGCTGCTTCCACCTCCCCATCtctagcttttctttctctttcccctgcCTTATACATTTTCACGGCCCTTGTCCTCAGAGAACTATTTGCTTGAGAGAGCACTGAATATGACTGCAGACCTGAAGAAACAGCTGACAAGGAAGCAacggcagcagcagcatttaaGACAAGATGCTTGGTGACAGGTCACTACCCACCTCTCATGGAGCAGAAGTATGGATAACAGCCATTGATCCAACCCTGCAGTCTAGACAGTGGAGTGAGTACAGTGCAGACCACTCCTTGTGTTGGCTGATCCCCTGCCACCCAAGTGCCCTCACCTGATTCTGTCCTCGTCCAGGCACTCCACAATATTATTCCGATCATTGACTGTGTTCAGATATGAATCCAGCAGCTCCTTTTCACGTTCCTTCTCTCTGCGTGTCTTCAGATACTCTGCACAAGACAAGAAAAGTCTGTCTCACAGCTATAGGTCGGTACCTCCCCCCCATACCTCTGCCTCCTCCCTGTTCCATCAAGTCCCTCTCAAAGGTCTGAATTCAATTATCCTTACACTCGGGGGTAAATCCTACATCCCTCAGAAAATGTGAGTGGGTTGGATGTTATGGGGAGCCTGCACCTGACATCTTAGCCAGGAGAGTTTCCCAGTGAAGCTCTGATATCTGGCAAGAAGAGTCATTCAGATCTGAAGGAGATCCTAGGGCTAGGTGCATAGAGTGCAGTGCTTTGCACAGCCAGGGACCAGCAGAACTCTCAGTACAGCTCGTCCTCACCTGGCTTGTCCACGAGACGTCTCAGCTCCATCTCAATGTTCCATTGCTTCTCCTCCAGATTCTGCTGTTTCATCCTGGAAGAGTCCACAGAAGTGATGAGTTATGCCCCTCCACAACCCCGGGCTGGATTCTTCTCATGTCATGCTAAAGCTTCATCTCTGCATGGCTCACACCTGGGTAGGAATTGATGGACTGGAAGAAATCTGCCTCCATCACATCTGTAAGGTTTCCCTTCCCACAAGCTCATCACGGACACTGAGGAATGTCTATCCATTCAGTGCTCAAAGGCCCATCAGCTAATACCTCAGGATGCTGGCAGCTCTCCTCCAGCCCTCCTCATCCTACCTGCTAACACATAATTTTGTGGCCTGCCACGTTTCCTTTCCTTCACTGCTTACTGCTCACAGGAGGTGAATTTTTGGTTCTGCTTACTTGTACATCAGCTCTGACTCCTGCCTTAGCAGCAGCTGTTTCTCATGGATCAATTTGAACCAATCCACCATGAGGGCATCCTCGGACTCATCTGTGAAGACGACAAAGAGTGAAATAAATCCAAAAGCTGGATCAGTTCAGTTCCTTCTGACACAAACACACAGTCACTTGAAGGAGAGCCCAGAATAACTTGTATGAGCCACAGGAAACATCCACTGAAAACAACTAATCTTTGGTACTTTGAGATACAAAGGAAAGGAAGCACACCACCCCCTGTAGATTCAAGGAAGCTGCTCACAGATACTCGCCATAGAGCACCCAGTTCATTTTCCATGTGGTTGGCTCAGCTTTGCCATTCTGAATCCACACAGAATTGGAGCCAATCGTGACAGTCAGTCTGGCTTGGTATTCAAAAACCAGATCAATAGCAGTCTTCCACTCCCCAAACTCCCTGTTCTTCAGCCAAATACACACAAGCTCAAACAATAGACTAGGAAACAGCCCTGAATGGGTTCAAAATTCCCAAGGCTTTATCTTGCTCTACCAGCTACTTTTGGTAACTTGGTGTCTCATGTGTAGTATAAGCTTCTAGAAGCAGAGCCAAGAATGCCCACAGGTAGGATGTGAGCCTCACACCTCCCCACTGTAACAGAGCTGgctctcccttttcttttacCTCCTTCACAGCCACGTAGCTGCTTCTCCAGATCCACTCCTTTCAGTTCCAGCACATCCAGCTGCTTCTCAATGTCATGTACCTTCTTCTGGATTTCCTCCTCAGGGATGTAGTCTGGGTGCAGCTAGAAAAACAGATGTAGAAACAAATACATCTTAGTGCCCTCCAACTGCCTCTTGAAGGCACAGCCCCAGTAGAAATAGGAAACAACATAAGGAGCAAAACTGAAGAGCCATGCCCTGGAAGGGCCAAGTAAGCAGAGATGCAGAGCTGGCTGTTCACAACACTGTGGTGGCCACTGAAACATTACAGTGGTATGCTGCATTCATTGGATGATATCAACCCACACTTGTCAATGCACAGGCATTCTACCCCCTTCTTTGTTGGGGCAGACTGTGTCCACCAGAATTTTATTAATTATGGCTCTGTCTTGTTCCAGCCTCCACTGTCCCCTTGTACAGGAGATAATTGGCAATCTCTCCTGCTCATCTCTATCACAAAATCATATAGTCTTGCCCTGGGAATTCAAATAAACCTTCAAAAGAAGGCAACCTGTATCCTGGCAAGCACATCAGCAGGATAACCAGCAACACCAGTCTGTGCCCATTACATCTGGTTTCCAGCCATACCTTGGTTGGTGACACTGCTTCAATGCTCTGAATGCTTTTTGGAACAGAGGATTCaactagaaggaaaaaaagacagaaaaagtaaGAAAGCCCACATCAagctttaaataattttgtgcTGTACCTATGTACCTACGCCACATGAGAGCACAacaggtcccttccacccaACAGAGGGCACTGACAATACACTTGGTTTGGCAAACCCTGACTAAGGCGAGAGATGTATGAGATGTATCCTCAGGAAACATCACAGCCCAATTTACTCCTTGCTGCTGGACACACACACTCCATGATCCCAGGGCACTGCTCTCCTCTTTGGGGCATAGGCAAAACACATCCCTTATTATGCTttgaaaggacagaaaagatGTATTGGGTTACTGTCACTAGAAACAAcaagttgtattttaaaatgcccTCCAGTGCTCTTGTACAAATAAGTATCAAATAAATACTAACGAAACAAAGATGGTCTAGGGGAACTTATCCTAGGCATCAGGAAACTAAGGTTCAATTCCTTCCACAAAACACTTCCTAGGTGAGAAGTCCCTGTGGCCCAGCTACACAGCATTATTTAGGCTCTGGACACCTATTAAAATCAATCCTTAAGCAATGTGTGTTTGTTCCACTGTGCCTCAGCTTCCTCTGCCCACCTGTGCTGCGAGGATAACTACAGGAGAGTGTGAGGTATTTGGATACCCAAGGGGCTGGGCTGGATAATTACCACAGAGAGAGAATAAAGGCATATGTAGATGATGTGATaggaaggaaaactgcagtATTAAAAGAGCAGACCTGTAAAAAAGCAGTGGAGATGCAACACACACAAGGAGAAACACAGGACAGACAGGCCAGGGAGCCTCCTGAGAGTCTCTACCGTGCTGACTGCTGCTAAAGAGAAACTTGTTGAAGAGCTCAAGGACATCTCACAGATTGACCAGTCCTTGTTCTAACAGGCTTTCTAGAAGactgcaaaggaaggaaaagatgcTGGGTACTGAACTGCTGTGTTGCGGCTCACTTCTTGGGAAAAGATTTACTGCTGAGCCTTTTGGCAGTGGAGGCATGCTGAACTTCTAAAATAGGCAACACAATTGGAGCTTCAGTGCATCTCAGACATCAGATGTGAAGGCCAAAGACAGTGCTAATCAGCTAAGAAATACTAACACGAGACCACCAAGCCACATGGAGCCATCCTGCCTGCTCCAAGACAAAGATCAGTCAGAGCTGAGCCCTGCTCTGAGGACCTTCTAGACCAAATAGGTAACACAGTGACAGCCAGGGTAAGGAAAGGAGATAAACAAGCTGAGCACATAGATCAGCAGCAAGTATATGGAATGTTAGCTCCGTAAGATCTCACTGGCATTATGGTGAGCTACCTAAGAGGGAAAGCTGCAAGGACTACAGGGTAAAGATACACAGTAGCATtaagataaaacaaacaagagaaagGAACTGGATTAAGAGTAAGGACAAACGGGTCAGAACTGGTTGGGGCATCTTTGAATGtcccagaagcagcagcagccctggctgctTCCACAGTGGGTTCCACCAGCTGGAGTCTCATGCTGACAGTTCTCtgcattcctttccttttccaaagcCACTCATGGAAAGGAACAGAGACAACAAGATCCCAGTTCCTCAAATCAGGAGACAGCACCGTTCTAGCTTTGAGTcagtgaccttgaaaagtccttaatttcttcccttcccactGAATTCCTTGGCTTGCCTGGTTCCTGGTTAACAAAAAACTATTGACACAAATTTCCTCCCATGACAACAGTTACATGCTTGTACACAGAAAACTCTGGGACATGCTTCCCACACTGACCACTGAGGTTGTCCCCTGGAAGTGCAGAGgagagaatggctttaaatagGTAGAAGAGATCTTACATGTGACAGTGCTTTGATTCAACTGGTGGTTgccctcttcctccttcttggCAGAAACCCCATAATCTTTCCAGCCTTGAAAGCTTGTAAGATCTGAGCTGGGTATCAACTTCTTCTTAAGGATTCCACCAGAGGAAGCTAAATTAAGAAACACAGACAGGTCTTGGGCAAGAAACTTCAAGTCTTGCCTCACAAAAATCCCTGCATCATCCACAGTCTCTGGCATTCACCACTAGCTGACATCATTTCTTGTCCTAACCCTCCTCTCTTGATAACACTGAGGGGCACAACCTGAAGAAAACCTGAGAAATCACCACAGTATGAAAGAAAGgtggaagagaagaatgaaaggTGAGTAAGAATCAACAAGATTTCTCACCATTATATATTTATGCAAGGCAGAATAAGTGAAATCTTGCTAGCTGTCTTGCAGAAGAGGAGCATACTGTGAAGACAAAGCCTCTCCTTGGGGAAGGACAGCTCTCCAAATAAAAGCAGAGCCAAAGCAGGTGCAGAGAGCAAAATCCCAGAAACCAAGGCACTGTCTTGACCACCATATTCCTCACCCCCTTCGTGCATTGCAGTACTAATGCTTGTCCCCTGCCTgaccagcaaaacaaaagcaaagcttaTATCCTTCGTACCGGACTCCTGCTTTGCTGATGGAACAACTAATGGAGTtggctttttctccttctgtgttTGGCTCCCTGTTCCCACCTGTGAGTGATCAGTAGGCTTCTTAGAGCCAGCCTGGTCTctgcaaagaagaaagacaaaagtAGGAAACCATGCCTCTAGCAGACTGGTCCATAATAAGATCTCTGGACATCCTGGGCTGGGAACTCCAGCCAGGATGGTTACACCCTTCTAACCAGAGTCCAGCAACTTGAAATGTGCTCTCCCTTCCCAGAAATGAGTGTCTTTGACTTTTCATTCAAATAGTTGAAAATAGAAGCGTTTAAACACAAGAACTTAGCCCTCTTAGATGCACACAGACCTTCAGCTTCAAACATAGCCTGCAGACATGGACATTCCCCTACAATTctcacagagacccacagactTGAAGACACTCACTTGTTGGCCACAGGCTTCAACCGAGATCTCCAGTCTGCTGGGCTCTCAGACTTGTCTTCACCAGCGTTCACAGTTCCTAAATGAAGATATATGGCAAGGTAATATCAGATTCAGTAAAAAGATACAAGCCAGATCTGCATCTCAGAAGGAAGAGATAAGCTGTGCACACAGGTAGATGCTACAATGTCTGTGCAGCAAACTAGCACCAATTCAATAAGTTTAACATGGACAGATTCATATACAATTGGTTGTAAATAACCTTGGTGCCATTTTGCATCTTTCAACTCAAATGCTCTAAAATCTATGCAGCTACAGAAACACAGTAGCAGTGGAAATGAAGACATTTTTGAAAGCAATACAACAAAATCAGCTCAGATTTGCTCTTAGAGAGCAAAAAATggaggaagagagggaagacaaaaaacaacaaacaaccacACAGAGTCACATCAAACCCCATACAGATACTGCACTCAGCACTGCCCCCCCTCAAAAAACAGGCCATAAGGAAGTGACTGAGACTCTAAATGCTCCCGAAACAACATCCCTTGGCCTACTGCTCAGCCACCATGGTGGAAGATCAGCTCAAAACAGACAAGGAGGCTTGGAAAGCCTCAGCTGCAGCCACAGAATCATCCTGAAGTTGAAGCATAGTCTTCCATCTGGAAAGTCTGTGTAAGACTCAGAAATGACCATGATCTCAACACGTGATGACAGCTAATACAAATTCAAATGCCTGGAGGtcatcagagaagaaagaattgcCATGCTAGAGGGAGCAATTGCACAGGGACAAATAGAAGTGCGTCAATCCCCAGAATTATGTGGTAATACAGCAAGGAAGTAGAGGAGCCAGAGGAAGTAGAGGACAGATTCATTGCAACGGCCCAAGAGAAGGGCACAAATTTGGCTTACTGTGTCCAGGCAGAGCTGTATGCAAATCAGTCATTCTCACCTTTGAGGTCTTTTGACTCTGGCTTGTGCACAGATTCAACAGCTTTGCTGGTCGTCTGACTCTTGGGCAGAGGTTCTGTGGTCTTTTCCTGTTTTGGTGTTGTGTAGCCTGTTTTGCTGGTCTGTGCTTTCAGAGCTGGACTCTGTGATTGGGAACTGGAAGGAGAAAAGTTGctactgcagaaaaagaatgatCTAATGAGTTTTGAAAGTCTGTTCTATTTGAAAGGGTAGGCCTTTGTTACCGAACGCTGTTTCCAAAGACTCGGATGAGTcattttatttgtctttaaatCCTATccaaaaaaagaagtcagagaaagggaagaaacacGCAGAGACTTTCCCAAGTTATCCCAAGGTCATCTTGGgaataaagaaggaaagggaaatagTACCTACCTACTAGATGCTGAAGAGCCAGTAGAACTGAGTCCTCCTGGCTTGCTTGGAGAGGTGCTTGTTCCAGCCAAAGCTTGTATAATATGGTTACGTGCCTGAGCCTTCTCAGTCTTCGCTGGAGTGACCCCAGCAGCAGTTCTGCCAGAAGAAATTTTACCAGAGCTATGAGAAGGGTCGTGGTTTTTAGCATCAGAGGTTTTATTGCTGGAGGACTctaatgactgaaaaaaattttCACGGgcctgctgtgtttttgttttggaggtTGTCCAAAGAGGTCCTGATGTGGTACCTTCACGATGATCTGTTTTATTTCCCAATGGGGTACCTTTGCAGTCTTCTGATTTATTTACAGCTGAAGACGACCATGGAGTATTTAGACTTCTGAAGCCAGAGCTTCCAGAAGATGAAACAGATGGCTTGGTTGAATTAGCAAGGCCTTCCTGGCTTGGTTTCTTCAACACCTGCTCCTGTTTCTTGggttctgctgctttctggaaTGCTCTGGCACTAGTAGGGGCTGGGGTGCTCTCAGGTTTGTTCCGAGTGCTGCTGAGCCCAGAGATCTGGACATTATCTGGCTGCTGGTGGCTGGTACAGATGAATGTACCGGGCTCAGGCCCAGATTTGTAGCTTCCAGGAAGAAGCACATTCCAACACTCCCTGCACCTGTGGGTAAGAAAGTCTCAGAATACATCCTTTAGAGGATGAGAAGGTCATTGATACAGCTGAGAGTGCAGGCACAATTTCACTGCCAGCACAGAGAGGGCAAAGTCACCACACTGGCAGAGAGCAGGCTCCTGTATGCATGTTTATAAGGCACCAAAACAGGAGCTGCCAATTACAAATGGCCTGAAGCAGGAAAGGTGTGGCTGAAAAACAAACTGTGCAAAGAGTTCCCTTATGCACAGGTCAAGAGAAGGCCCAGGCAGCCTCCACTCtgacagaaatgttttccagcactCTGAATGCCTCACATCTCTCCCTCAAGCCCCAGAAGAACACAACTACCCCACAGAAACCCACAGGCCTGTGCTCCCACTTTGAAGAGCCATACCTGAAGCAATTCCTGTGATAGAGCTTCCCATCAACCAAGTGACGCTGTACCAGGTGGACGTGGTTCCCACAGATACCACAGCAGCTGCTACGGATATTCCCACTCTCTGTCAGGACACCCTTCTGTAGGAAGAAGCACGTGTGAGCAGGCAGCACTCACATACAACCAAGAATCTCCCAGATAATCAAGTGTTTGACCACAGCCAGTTGCTGGGACAGAGAAGGGATAAAAGCAAAATCCTTGCTCTGGCTAACCCCTATTTTATACAATGTGGAACCAGGGTGTTTAATTTGCATGCAGGAAACTGAAGTTCAAAGGTCTATGGATTTAAATGGCTGGAAAATGTCTTTAATCTAGTAAAAGAGAAGCTTCCTTTCTTCCACTCTGATTTCATCCctattttgcttttagaaacTATTTCTAAGAAATTAATCAgtgttttctagaaaaaaagaaaaaaaaacaaaaaaaccccacaacttCTGTTAGAAATCCCCATCCCCATGGTCTACTGGCTAGAAACAACACAGCCATGTCCTAAGACATCCATCTCTTATTTACCACTAGATGATTCACAGCTCGCTGACGTCTTCCCAATGACTCCCACCTGAATATGTGCAGTATCCACACCTCCAGATTAAATCCTCCATGATGAGCAGAAAGTTTAGAGACTGAGTACTGACAACTAGCTGCCTTGAAATAGCATAATACTCCCAAGTTCATCGAACAGattaaagacagaaagaataaCTCAAAATCTTACTGTGGTGACTGGGGAGGCTTCTTTTGGCTTAGCTTTGGCTGGTGGGTGTGCAGGAGGCAGTTTTGGAGACACTGGCTTAGGAGGTCCTGGAACAGCTTTCTTCCCAGCAGGCTGCTCCTGAAGTTCAGAGGAAGAACGCTTGATCCCAGCCATGCCTCCaactggaagaaaggaaggagggaagatttaaaagGAACATAAAGAAAACCTATGAACTTAGGAGTTATCTACAATAGAAGAGCCAGAAGTGCCTGATGGGTAACCTGCAAATGTCATACAAGGAGACACAGGCTTTCTTCATAAGCAGTTCTGCAGTGGAACAAGAGACAAGAGGCAAAAAGTGAGTTTTATCAATATATGCAGGAATAATTTGACAGATTATActgctactttttttccttctgagagaaattccacagaaaataaaaaacgCTGTTCTTTGACAGTGTGAACAAGACCTGTTTGTTCCCATGTTTGTACCTGGCTCACAGTTTGGTTGCATTTAATCTTCACCAAAGATTAAATGCACATTTACACATCACAACTAAAGCAGCAAAGTACAAAGGGTTTATTTCATTCAAGTTGCTGCACTCCAGACTTCCCACACATCCTCACCCCTCACTGCTGTGGGTGTCCAGCCCACGTCCCAGCTGGGACACTCACTGAACAGACAGACTTGTCAAACAAAGAAGTGACCTCTAAATATGGCTAATTCTGCAACAACAGACACTTGGATGTGACATGGCCATTCTGATGCAGAAACCAACATGACTTGCCACAAAAAGCCTGCAAATGCCCAATTCTTTCTTCACTGCAGATTAAAGACAATCCCTCTAAATTCACAACAAGCTGAGAAAAGAGAATCACCATTACACTTCAGCCGTCAGCCCAGCATGAATTCCCCATGCTCTGGGAAATGCAGGTAGACTTCCCAGGGAAATAAGGTCTCATGCTCAGCTCTGACAGACAAGACTCCTCATTTGTCTCACTGAGATGTTATTTTTGTGCCAATTCCTATTCTGAATGTCACTGCATTCCGTGTGGGAACTCAGCAGTTATCTGAGCCATAGCTTTGCTTTAAGAGCAACCAACTAAATGACCACCTATCTGAAAAGAGATTATACCCTTCCCAGTGAATACAAGGGGAGTCTGTGCAGGCTGTAGGGACAGACAGGAAGCCCAGTTCCCAGCAGACTTCTCTCAGCTATCCAAATTAAAACCCAGGGCTCTTCTAACATAGAGCCAAATCAGACTGGTGACACCAGAACCAGTGAACACGTAAGCCTCAGTTTGTGCTCTCATTGCCTGCTTGTTCCACACATACTGAGCTCCCAAAGCCTGGCACAAAGATGGGTGGCTTCAGCTCAACTCTTCTGTAAATGTCTGACCTCAATAAAAAATTGGCTGCTCACCCTTTCTGGCCTGCATCTTGCTTATTTCATGGTCCTGCCTGAACCCATCCAGAGGGCAAAGCTATAGCATTAGGAGCCTGCTTAGTGTCAGAGGGCACATTCCTGGCTGGGCTCATTTTCAGACACACACATTCACCCCAGCAACAGGAATGCAATCAGAGCATTTTGTTAGACACTAGAGAGTATAAAAATGTGCTGTGCTCGACGATGTGGTAGGCAAGatgctgggagggagggagtaAAGACCCCAAACTGACCCAGATTCCCACAACTTGGCACAAACATGATGGAATTTGTTTCAGCATGatttcaaaacatgaaaaaaaacaaacaacgggaggaagggaagaggtTGTGGTGGGAAAGAGAAAGCCTGCTTAATTGTATGAAAACACggagaagggagaagagctTACATACAAAGACAGCTCTCAAGAGTGAATTAGCTTTCTTTCTAAGATGTAGGATGCTTTCAATATTTCTCTCCTCCATCTAGATTCACCTTAACCAGTTAAGTCATTCATGTTCTTATATAAAGCTCATGCTTAAAGCCAAATATAAACCAAGCCTACAATAGCACTCCTGTGAGCCCAGATAAACTCTCCAGTACATGGATACAATGTCTTGGCAGCTCTGTGGCCTGTTTTATGCTTGAAAGTATTGCAACTGCAATCATGCCAGTTGAgggaattgtttttttctgcctcctATACCAGTCTGCTCTGCTGTATAGTCTCCACTGCGGATGCTGTTTCATTGGCAGAGACTCACAGGCAGGCTCAGCATTGTTAGACTCCATGTTCTTTCCAGCATGGCAAGGACTAGAGCAGTGATAAAGCTGCTCAAGAAAGGAAAGTTGTGGTGTAGATCATGGAGTTGAACTTTCTGTGCTCCTATCTGGCTGTACCatacaaaattttaaatgatattttaaattttaaagcgCAGGTTTTGAAGAtgaagcacagctctgtgcccttCCAAAAGCACTGTGCTACTCCAACGAGTAAAGAGGTCAGATTCCCCCTGCTGATACAGTTCTGGTACCAAAATACTTCTGAGCGGtctgttttgcctttctaaGTTTGTTAGAAGGCAAGGAAAAGCACAAAATTAATCCCCAGTCCTGCCCACCTCTACGTGGCATATGGTACTTACTAGGAGAACGTCCATGGAAGTAGTTATAATACTGGGAAACGTAGGTAATGATGCTCAGCCTGTCTGGTACCCTCAGAGCAACCATATCCTCTGCATCCAGCAAGGCGGGGATCCCCAGCTGCTCTGATGCCACTTGAAATGCctagggaaggaagaaaacaaagaagtggGGGGTCTTGTCCAgcccaggcagcagagctgctctgcatcGAGAGAAACTGCACGGCAGACAGCCTCATTCAAATAATAACTCTACTGGGGAACAGCTGCACCAGTTTAACTCCTACATTGTACGGCCGTTACAGAAACCAACAGAGTCGTGGCTTCCAGCCACCGCGTTGAGAAATTCAGGCAGGGAGCCAAAAATCTGGCCTGGC comes from Meleagris gallopavo isolate NT-WF06-2002-E0010 breed Aviagen turkey brand Nicholas breeding stock chromosome 16, Turkey_5.1, whole genome shotgun sequence and encodes:
- the MICALL2 gene encoding MICAL-like protein 2 isoform X4, whose amino-acid sequence is MAAIQNLQLWCKQQCEGYRDVSITNMTTSFRDGLAFCAILHRHRPDLINFNSLSKENVYENNKLAFQVASEQLGIPALLDAEDMVALRVPDRLSIITYVSQYYNYFHGRSPIGGMAGIKRSSSELQEQPAGKKAVPGPPKPVSPKLPPAHPPAKAKPKEASPVTTKGVLTESGNIRSSCCGICGNHVHLVQRHLVDGKLYHRNCFRTAAGVTPAKTEKAQARNHIIQALAGTSTSPSKPGGLSSTGSSASSSSNFSPSSSQSQSPALKAQTSKTGYTTPKQEKTTEPLPKSQTTSKAVESVHKPESKDLKGTVNAGEDKSESPADWRSRLKPVANKDQAGSKKPTDHSQVGTGSQTQKEKKPTPLVVPSAKQESASSGGILKKKLIPSSDLTSFQGWKDYGVSAKKEEEGNHQLNQSTVTFESSVPKSIQSIEAVSPTKLHPDYIPEEEIQKKVHDIEKQLDVLELKGVDLEKQLRGCEGDESEDALMVDWFKLIHEKQLLLRQESELMYKMKQQNLEEKQWNIEMELRRLVDKPEYLKTRREKEREKELLDSYLNTVNDRNNIVECLDEDRIREKEEDQMLADMIRKLDGSLETQESEKKKNKFRLSKIWKQKNKS
- the MICALL2 gene encoding MICAL-like protein 2 isoform X2, giving the protein MAAIQNLQLWCKQQCEGYRDVSITNMTTSFRDGLAFCAILHRHRPDLINFNSLSKENVYENNKLAFQVASEQLGIPALLDAEDMVALRVPDRLSIITYVSQYYNYFHGRSPIGGMAGIKRSSSELQEQPAGKKAVPGPPKPVSPKLPPAHPPAKAKPKEASPVTTKGVLTESGNIRSSCCGICGNHVHLVQRHLVDGKLYHRNCFRCRECWNVLLPGSYKSGPEPGTFICTSHQQPDNVQISGLSSTRNKPESTPAPTSARAFQKAAEPKKQEQVLKKPSQEGLANSTKPSVSSSGSSGFRSLNTPWSSSAVNKSEDCKGTPLGNKTDHREGTTSGPLWTTSKTKTQQARENFFQSLESSSNKTSDAKNHDPSHSSGKISSGRTAAGVTPAKTEKAQARNHIIQALAGTSTSPSKPGGLSSTGSSASSSSQSQSPALKAQTSKTGYTTPKQEKTTEPLPKSQTTSKAVESVHKPESKDLKGTVNAGEDKSESPADWRSRLKPVANKDQAGSKKPTDHSQVGTGSQTQKEKKPTPLVVPSAKQESASSGGILKKKLIPSSDLTSFQGWKDYGVSAKKEEEGNHQLNQSTVTFESSVPKSIQSIEAVSPTKLHPDYIPEEEIQKKVHDIEKQLDVLELKGVDLEKQLRGCEGDESEDALMVDWFKLIHEKQLLLRQESELMYKMKQQNLEEKQWNIEMELRRLVDKPEYLKTRREKEREKELLDSYLNTVNDRNNIVECLDEDRIREKEEDQMLADMIRKLDGSLETQESEKKKNKFRLSKIWKQKNKS
- the MICALL2 gene encoding MICAL-like protein 2 isoform X3; this translates as MAAIQNLQLWCKQQCEGYRDVSITNMTTSFRDGLAFCAILHRHRPDLINFNSLSKENVYENNKLAFQVASEQLGIPALLDAEDMVALRVPDRLSIITYVSQYYNYFHGRSPIGGMAGIKRSSSELQEQPAGKKAVPGPPKPVSPKLPPAHPPAKAKPKEASPVTTKGVLTESGNIRSSCCGICGNHVHLVQRHLVDGKLYHRNCFRCRECWNVLLPGSYKSGPEPGTFICTSHQQPDNVQISGLSSTRNKPESTPAPTSARAFQKAAEPKKQEQVLKKPSQEGLANSTKPSVSSSGSSGFRSLNTPWSSSAVNKSEDCKGTPLGNKTDHREGTTSGPLWTTSKTKTQQARENFFQSLESSSNKTSDAKNHDPSHSSGKISSGRTAAGVTPAKTEKAQARNHIIQALAGTSTSPSKPGGLSSTGSSASSSSNFSPSSSQSQSPALKAQTSKTGYTTPKQEKTTEPLPKSQTTSKAVESVHKPESKDLKGTVNAGEDKSESPADWRSRLKPVANKDQAGSKKPTDHSQVGTGSQTQKEKKPTPLVVPSAKQESVESSVPKSIQSIEAVSPTKLHPDYIPEEEIQKKVHDIEKQLDVLELKGVDLEKQLRGCEGDESEDALMVDWFKLIHEKQLLLRQESELMYKMKQQNLEEKQWNIEMELRRLVDKPEYLKTRREKEREKELLDSYLNTVNDRNNIVECLDEDRIREKEEDQMLADMIRKLDGSLETQESEKKKNKFRLSKIWKQKNKS
- the MICALL2 gene encoding MICAL-like protein 2 isoform X1; amino-acid sequence: MAAIQNLQLWCKQQCEGYRDVSITNMTTSFRDGLAFCAILHRHRPDLINFNSLSKENVYENNKLAFQVASEQLGIPALLDAEDMVALRVPDRLSIITYVSQYYNYFHGRSPIGGMAGIKRSSSELQEQPAGKKAVPGPPKPVSPKLPPAHPPAKAKPKEASPVTTKGVLTESGNIRSSCCGICGNHVHLVQRHLVDGKLYHRNCFRCRECWNVLLPGSYKSGPEPGTFICTSHQQPDNVQISGLSSTRNKPESTPAPTSARAFQKAAEPKKQEQVLKKPSQEGLANSTKPSVSSSGSSGFRSLNTPWSSSAVNKSEDCKGTPLGNKTDHREGTTSGPLWTTSKTKTQQARENFFQSLESSSNKTSDAKNHDPSHSSGKISSGRTAAGVTPAKTEKAQARNHIIQALAGTSTSPSKPGGLSSTGSSASSSSNFSPSSSQSQSPALKAQTSKTGYTTPKQEKTTEPLPKSQTTSKAVESVHKPESKDLKGTVNAGEDKSESPADWRSRLKPVANKDQAGSKKPTDHSQVGTGSQTQKEKKPTPLVVPSAKQESASSGGILKKKLIPSSDLTSFQGWKDYGVSAKKEEEGNHQLNQSTVTFESSVPKSIQSIEAVSPTKLHPDYIPEEEIQKKVHDIEKQLDVLELKGVDLEKQLRGCEGDESEDALMVDWFKLIHEKQLLLRQESELMYKMKQQNLEEKQWNIEMELRRLVDKPEYLKTRREKEREKELLDSYLNTVNDRNNIVECLDEDRIREKEEDQMLADMIRKLDGSLETQESEKKKNKFRLSKIWKQKNKS